From the genome of Agrobacterium tumefaciens:
ATCCGGCCGCACGCTGCGTTTCGCCAAGGAACTGCTTTACGAGCGTGGCGCACGCAATGTCACCATCGCTGTCCTGCTCGATAAGAAGGTCAAGCGCAAGGAAGACCTGGAGGCCGATTATGTCGGCTTCGAATGTCCTGATTACTTCGTTGTCGGTTACGGTATGGACGTGGCCTATGCCTTCCGGGAATTGCCGTTTGTCGGCGTCGTAACGGGCGATGCCTGACGGGCTCACGCCTGTCCTGTTGCGACACAGTTCGGAGACGCCTCGTTAACCATCCGCAGAGCGGAGGTCGAGGTGTTTACCTCTTGAAAAGATGAGCCTGCGATGTTGCTCCCGGCTGGAAATGACGCCCAGGAGCAATGGTTGATGGCAAAGATTCTGATTACCGAAGACGAGGATGCGCTGCGCTCGTTTGTTGCGCGCGCTCTACGTCTCGACGGTCACGAGACGTATGAAGCTGCCGATGGCGAGCAGGGGCTGGAAAAGCTCCAGGAGACGAATTTCGATCTTCTTCTTTCCGACATCCGCATGCCCGTCATGGATGGCATCGAACTGGCACACCGCGCCGCCGAACGCTTTCCAGGCATGCGTATCCTGCTGATGACGGGTTATGCCGAGCAGCGTGAACGCGCCGACGATCTGGCCGAGAAGATCGTTGACGTGGTTTCCAAACCTTTCGCCTTGCCGGATATCCGCAAGGCGGTTGCCAGAGCGCTGGCTGCCTGAACGGTCAGGTTCAAATATTCGCAAAGGGCGGCCGTCGGGCCGCCTTTTTTGTTGGGAGAGATTCCAAGACGGCGAACTCGGGCGTACGATGATGTTCGCGCCGTGGTGATACGACGGGGGTACTACGATACACACCCACAATCTGGCTGAGCCGGAAGGCTACATCCACTACTGGATATCCAGCAGTCGCTCCAGATAGCGGCGCTCGATTTCGCCGGGCGGGTTGTTGCCGAGCTTTTCGCGAATGGCTTCAAGAATTTCGCGGGCACGCTGAACGTCGATTTCATCAGGTACCTTTACCTGATCGCCAAAATCAGGGCCGTTGGTGGAGCGCGGGCGTCCAAGTGGATCGCGGCCATTCTGGCCACCTTGACCTGCCATGCCTTCCTGTCCCTGGCCGGGTTGCTGACCCTGCTGACGCATGGTCTGCATGATCTGGCCCATCATGTCCTGCGCGCCTTGGCGCAGGGCGTTGAGCGCGTTGCCCTGTCCTTCGACAGCCTGTTCACCCTGGCTTTGCCCCAGGGCTTCACCGGCGCCCTGCATCTCCTGCTCTGCCTTGCCGAAATTATCACCGGGCTCCATACCGAGGTCTCGCAATCCCTGCTGCAGTTCGCCAAGCTGTTTGCCAAGTGCATCCTGCTGCTGGCGAAGATTTTTCAATGCCTCGCGCAACTGTTCTGCTGTCATCTGGTCGCTTGGCTGCTGGCCACCCTGTTGCCCCTGCTGTCCTTGCTGGCCCTGTTGTGGCTGCTGCCCATTTTCGCCCATCTGCTGGTCGTCGCCTTCGCCGTTCTGCTGGGGGTCGCCCCGCTGCATGCGGTCGCGCAGCGCCTGGTCCAGCTTGAACGTCTCATCCATCAGCTTTTGCTGCTGCTGCATGATTTCTCCGAGCTTGTCGATCTGCTGGCGCATCTTGCTGGTTTGCTGCTGGCCCTGTTGGCCGGGGCGCTGTGGCCTGCCAGCCTGAAGGTTGTTCATCATGCGCTGCAACTGCGACAGCATTTCCTGCGCGGCATCGCGATTGCCTGAACGAGCGAGGTTTTCGATCTGGTTCATCATATTTTCCAGATCGCGCTGACGAATCGTGTTTTGCGCCTGCTGATTCATGTTGGACTGCGGTGCATTCTGCATGCGCTGAGCAAGCTCACTCATGAACTCTTGCATTGCCTCGCGCAGCTCCTGCATCAACTTGGCGATTTCCTCGTCCGGGGCGTTGCGCTGCAGCGCTTCGGAAAGTGCATTCTGCGCATCGCGTAGGCGTCTTTCAGCTTGCGAGAGGTCGCCGTCTTCGATGCCTAGAGCAATTTCCCAGAGATAATCGGCCGTGTCTTTCAGCATCTCCTCGTTATAGGCAAGCCGCATGCGGGTCTGCGCCGACTGCAGCAACAGATAGTGTGTCGTATTGGGGATCGTTTCTTCCGGACGAAGGCCAACGGCCTCGTTAAAGGCGATTGCTTTCGACATCTGGCGTGTGTCGAGCGAAAAGATCTGGCGTTGCTCAACAATGGATGCCGCCAAGGGTTCGGAGAAATTGCGCCCAGGCAGGATCATCTCATGCGCCGGGCTGCGGCCGGTTTGTCCCGCGCCATCGGTCGCAACGAGCGTGATGCGCACACGCTTGCCGGCCATCGGGTGTTCGGTCAGGTTACGGCTTGTGAGCCCTTTGAGGTCGCGATTATTCTGCCTCGGCAGGTCGAGCTTGAACTCTGGCGGTGGATAAAGTGGGGTTGCCCCTTCAGCCACGCCAATCGGTTCTATGAGGGCGTGAGCTTCTTTGAGGCCATAATCGTCCTTCGCCGTAAAACCCACTTCGAGCGCGCCATTAACGGCACGGCGCGGCATATTGTCGAAAGCAATGGTTGGCGGCTGGTCGGGGATAACGTTGAAGACCCATTGCTCGCCATTGGCCGTAATCATGCCGCTTTCAGCGATGTCCATCGTGAAGGTGCGGGGCGCTAATGGTTGACCGGGATTACGCACTGCCTGCGGCTGGGTCTCGGCGCCATTTGCCGCGCCCTGTGAGGTTTCGGGTACAATTTTTTGCAACGCGCCTGCCGTGTCCGGTTCGAACGTGACTTCCTCACCGCCGTCGCCGCCCGTCATGCGGATCGTCAGCCTGGAGGATTGCGGCACGGCAATGGACTCCCGATTGCCCGCATCGCGACCGGTCAGAAAGATTGGTGCACGGCTGGTATAAGATGGTGGCGTTACCCAGGCATCAAGGCGAATATCGGGGTCGATCGGCCCAGCGGCAGGCTGGCTGCGGAATGCGTCGGCGACGCTTCCCGCGCCATTTGAAAAGGAAAATCCGAAAGCAGCGGCAAGCAGCAATGCCGGAACCGCGCGCAAGGCCATGCGGTCATGGCGGGCAATATCTGGCTTGGGCAAACCAGCATCGAGCGCTGCGATGCGCTCCGCCATGCGAAGCTGGTGTTCCTTCCACAGCGCTCGCGCCAGTGGCGTATCGAAGGCAGGTTCGTCATCCTGCACACCAACTGGCTGGTGAGCCAGGCCATTGCGCTCTTCCAGAAGACGGGAGGCTTCGGTGTCTGTTGGCCATCGCAGCCGAATGATCGGCAAGAGCGTTGCCAGAAAGGCGAAGACAAGTACGAAGACGACGCCGAGACGCAGGATGTCTGGCATGTGCCGGAAAATGCCGAACCAGGCGAGCGCGAGAAAAGCAGCAGCAAGGGTAAGCGGCCAAAGGCTTCTGGGCGCTAAGCGCTCCGCGAACATCACCAGTTTGGCGAAAAACCGTTTTGTTGTGACCCGGCGCGCAAGATCGGGCCGGTTTTCGAAGGCGCCAGTGAGGCGCTTCCTGCCTTTGTTGTCTTGCCCGGCTGTGGTCATCAATCCGTTCTCCCGGTTCTGGCCACGTCACACGCCATTCCCGGAATGGCGAAATTGTTGCTACCCGAAAGCAAAGATAACATTCTTTATGGCGAAGACGAGGGCAAGCGGACGCTCGCCCCCATTTTTTAGGCAGTTTCGCTCAATTGTGATCGCAAGCTGAGATCAGTCCAGCCAATCGGGCACGGAGTCGAGTGCGATCAGCTCGTCATAGGTGCCGCGGGGGCGGATGACATGGAACTTGTCACCCTTCACCAGCACTTCCGGGATCAGCAGACGGGAATTGTAGGTTCCTGCCTGAACTGCGCCATAAGCGCCGGCCGAGCTGACAGCGATCAGATCGCCAGGCTGCGGTGCCGCCATCTCGCGGTCGAGCGCAAGATAGTCACCGGTTTCGCACACGGGCCCGACAATGTCAGCCTTGATCCGTGCTGTGTCGGCTGCCGGCTGCACCACAGGGCGGATGCCGTGATAAGCCTCGTAGAGTGTCGGGCGTATCAGATCGTTCATCGCGCCATCAACGATCACGAAGGTCTTTTCGCCACCGTCCTTCACATAGATCACTTCGGTTACCAGGATGCCGGCATTGCCGACGATCAGGCGTCCTGGCTCAGTCACGATCTTGCAGTTGAGGCTTTTCAGTTCGTTCTTGACGATGTTGGCATAAGCGTCCGGCAGCGGCGGAGGATTGTTGTCCTCACGATAGGGAATGCCGAGACCGCCACCGATATCGACATGGCTGATCGTGTGGCCATCGCTACGCAATGTCTCAACCAGTTCGCGCAGAAGCCGGAAAGCATCTTCAAAGGGCTGAAGTTCGGTGATCTGGCTGCCGATATGCATATCGATGCCGGTGACATCGATGCCGGGCAGAGTTGCGGCGTGAGCGTAGACGGCACGGGCCCGCTCGTAGGAAATGCCGAACTTGTTTTCCTTTTTGCCGGTAGAAATCTTGGCGTGGGTGCGTGCGTCGACGTCCGGATTGATGCGGAAGGAAACATGCGCTTTCTGACCGGCTTTGATGGCACGCAGGTTCAGCACTTCCAGTTCCGGTTCGGACTCGATGTTGAAGCAGTAAATGCCTGCGGAAAGCGCATAGTCCATTTCGGCGACCGTCTTGCCGACGCCCGAGAACATGATGCGGTTTGCCGGAACGCCAGCCGCCAGTGCGCGGCGTAGTTCACCGCCGGACACTACGTCAATGCCGGCTCCAAGCTTCGCCAGCGTCTTCAGAACGGCCTGGTTGGAGTTGGCCTTCATGGCATAACAGACCATGGCGTCGACATCGGCGAAAGCCCCGGAAAACACCTTGTAGTGGCGTTCGAGCGTCGCTGTCGAATAGACGTAGAATGGTGTGCCGACCGCCTTGGCGATTTCCGGCACGGGCACGTTTTCGGCGTGCAACACGCCGTCGATGTAACCAAAATGATTCACGGTTATCTGTCCGTCAGAGAAGCTTGTCGAGAATGAATGGCCGTTCGGTTGCTGCCGGTTTCGTCTCTGTTCCGTCAGCGGCGCGCTTGTTACGCATTTCCACCGGTGTGCTCGGCGGATCGATTTCGCCTTTTCGGCCGCAAGCGGAAAGGGCGAGGCTGACGGCCAGCGTCATGCCAATGGGAACGATGAGATTACGCGCGTTTTTTGAAAGCATGGCCCGGTCCAAAGAAATATGTGCGTCTCTGATAACGAAAAACAGGGCGCTTGTGCACCCTGTTTCTTTTGATGGCAGCGTAACGTGAATTTATCAGTTGCGGCCGCGCCAGAAGGTGATCTGTTTCTTCACTTCCGAAGGTGCCGTGCCGCCGAAGCTGGTGCGGCTTGCGACAGAGGCCTCAACGGAGAGAACGTCAAAGACGCCCTTGTTGATGGCCGGGTTGATAGCCTGCAGGTCTTCCAGCGACAGATCAGCCAGATCACAGCCCTTCTGTTCCGCCAGTGCGACGGCATGACCAGTGACATGATGGGCATCGCGGAAGGGCAAGCCCGCTTCACGAACCAGCCAGTCGGCGAGGTCAGTTGCCGTGGAGTAACCGGAACCGGCTGCGGCGCGCATGCGATCCTTGCGAACTTCCAGATCACGGATCATGCCGGTCATGGCCGCAATCGCCAGTTCCAGACTCTCTGCGGCGTCGAAAACCTGTTCCTTGTCTTCCTGCATGTCCTTGGAATAGGCCAGTGGCAGGCCTTTCATGACGGTCAGGAGCGCGATCAGCGACCCGTTGATACGACCAGTCTTGGCACGCACCAGTTCTGCCGCATCCGGATTTTTCTTCTGTGGCATGATGGATGAACCGGTGGAGAACGCGTCCGACAGGCGGATGAAACCGAACTGCGGTGTGGACCAGATGACAATCTCTTCGGCAAGACGCGACAGATGCGTGGCGCAGATCGAAGCGATCGACAGGAATTCGAGCGCGAAGTCACGATCGGATACGGTGTCGATGGAGTTGCGGGTTGGTTCCCGGAAGCCGAGCGCCTTCGCCGTCATGTGGCGATCGATCGGATAGCCGGTGCCAGCCAGAGCCGCAGCGCCGATCGGGCTCTCATCCAGATGTTCGATCGCATGGCGGACACGGGCGCGGTCGCGACCGAACATTTCCACGTAAGCCATGCAATGGTGGCCGAACGTGACGGGCTGCGCGGTCTGCAGGTGCGTGAAACCCGGCATCACCGTGTCGGCATGTTCTTCGGCACGATCGAGGAAAGCCGCGATAAGCGCAGTCAGCATGCCCTCGGTCTTCTGAAGCTCTTCCTTTACCCAAAGGCGGAAATCGAGTGCGACCTGGTCGTTACGCGAACGCGCCGTGTGCAGGCGTCCGGCGGCCGTACCGATCAGCGTCGCCAACCGCGCCTCAATGTTCATGTGGATGTCTTCGAGCTTGCGGGAGAACTCGAAGGTACCGGCTTCGATCTCTGACAGAATTGTGTTCAGTCCGTCGACGATCTTGTCTTTATCTTCACGCGAAATAATGCCTTTTTCCGCCAGCATGGTGGCGTGCGCTATAGAGCCGCGGATGTCCTGGGCGTAAAGCTTCTTGTCGAAGCCGATGGAGGCATTTATCTCTTCCATGATGGCTGATGGGCCGGAGGCGAAGCGTCCGCCCCACATCTGGTTGGAGGATTTCGTGTCGTTACCATCAGCCATATCGTGCGTGCCCTGGAGTATTTGATGACAGACAAAAAGCCGCTGAGGCTTCCTTCCGCCAGATTGGTTGCAATTGCTGCCGTTGCCGGTGTTTTGAGTGGCGCAGGCGTGGTCGCGTTCAGGCATATTGGGTCTGAGAGCGAGGTTCAAGTGGCAGCGGTGGCAGACGCCGGTTTATGTGAAGGTGCCTCAACCCGGATAGCCTCGTTGAAACCCTTCCTGAAAGGGCAGGTTGCGGCGATGTCGGCAACCGACAAGCCTCGCGTTATTCCCTTGTCGTTCAAGGGCCCCGAAGCCAAGGACATGACACTTGCCGATCTCGGCGGCAAAACAGTGCTCCTCAACCTCTGGGCGACGTGGTGCGTCCCATGCCGTGAGGAGATGCCGGCGCTCAATGCGCTTGAGAAAGAAAAGGGTGGCCCGGATTTCGAGGTCGTCGCCGTCAACATCGACACGGGCAGCGATGACAAGCCGAACGCTTTCATGAGCGAATACAACATCGATGCGCTCAAGCTTTATCGCGACAGCTCGATGGGTGTGTTCAATGTACTGAAGAAGGAAGGACTGGCTTTCGGTTTGCCAGCGACCCTTATACTCGACGGAAACGGCTGCCTGCTTGCTGCGATGAATGGCCCTGCCGCCTGGGACAGCGAGGATGCCAAGGCGCTGGTATCTGCCGCAAAATAATCGTCAACATCGACCCGAATACCAAGGCAGTGGGGTGGCGCCCCACTGTTGACATTGCCAGAACTGGTTAGCGGGTGGGAACCGGTGTTTCGCCGCGATAATCGTAGAAACCGCGGCCGGATTTGCGGCCGAGCCATCCAGCTTCGACATACTTCACCAGCAGTGGGCAGGGGCGGTATTTGCTATCGGCCAGACCGTCATGCAGCACCTGCATGATAGACAGACAGGTATCGAGACCGATGAAGTCAGCAAGCTGCAACGGACCCATCGGGTGGTTTGCACCAAGTTTCATGGCGGTATCAATGGCTTCAACGGAGCCGACACCTTCATAAAGCGTATAAATCGCTTCGTTGATCATCGGCAGCAGAATGCGGTTGACGATGAAGGCAGGGAAGTCTTCTGCAACGGTGATCGCCTTGTCGAGCGAGCGCACATAATCTTTTGCGACGTTGAAGGTTTTCTCGTCCGTCGCGATACCGCGTACCAGTTCGACAAGCTTCATGACCGGAACCGGGTTCATGAAGTGGATACCCATGAACTGTTCCGGACGATCTGTTGCGGATGCAAGACGTGTAATCGAAAGCGAAGATGTGTTGGTGGCAAGTAGGGCTTCCGGCTTGAGGACGGGGCAGACCTTCGCGTAGATCTTGCGCTTGATTTCCTCATTCTCGGTGGCAGCCTCGATCACCAGATCCATTGCCGCAAGGTCGTTGATGTCGTCCGATCCCGAGATCAGCGAAAGTGCGTCCTTGCGGGCATCATCACTGATCTTGTTGTGGGAGACCTGGCGCGCCAGATTGCCGTTGATTGTGGCAAGACCCGCCTCGATCCGGTCCTTGGCAAGGTCGTAGATATGAACCTTGTAGCCGGCGATGGCAGAAACATGAGCAATGCCGCAACCCATCTGACCGGCTCCGATGACACCGATATTCTTAAATGGGGCGGACATTGGCGTTTCTCCTCGCAAGAATTTGTCTGTTGTTATCGTGGCGATGTTACGCACATCGCCGGAAAAGCGAAAGCGGCGCGTTTCAAAAACGCGCCGCTTTGCGAATGGCAATTATCAGAGAGCTTTTTCGAGTTCCGGCAGGGCGTCGAACAGGTCTGCAACGAGGCCGTAGTCAGCAACCTGGAAAATCGGCGCTTCTTCATCCTTGTTGATGGCAACGATGACCTTGCTGTCCTTCATGCCGGCCAGATGCTGGATTGCACCGGAGATACCTGCGGCGATGTAAAGCTGCGGCGCAACCACCTTGCCGGTCTGGCCGACCTGCCAGTCGTTCGGCGCGTAGCCGGCATCGACTGCAGCGCGTGATGCGCCAACCGCCGCACCCAGCTTGTCAGCAACCGGAAGAATGACTTCCTTGAACTTTTCCGCCGAACCCAGTGCGCGACCGCCGGAGATGATGATCTTGGCAGAGGTCAGTTCCGGACGATCGGAAGAGGCAAGCGCATCCGATACAAACGACGAAACGCCAGGGTTGGCAGCCGTTGCAACGGTTTCGACGGCAGCCGAGCCGCCGTCTGCGGCAGCGGCGAATGCTGTCGGGCGGACCGTGATGACCTTCTTGGCGTCGGTTGCCTGAACGGTCTGGATGGCGTTGCCGGCATAGATCGGACGCTTGAAGGTGTCAGCCGACACGACTTCGATGATTTCAGAGACCTGTGCAACATCGAGAAGGGCTGCAACACGCGGCAGAACGTTCTTGGCGGATGCGGTGGCCGGAGCGACGATGACGTCATAGGCCGGAGCAATCGACAGGATCAGCGCGGCCAGCGGTTCTGCGAGCTGGTTGGCATAGGACGCGTCGTCAGCCAGCAAGACCTTGGAGACGCCGGAAAGCTTGGCTGCCGCATCGGCAACGGCCTTGGCACCGGAACCGGCAACCAGAACGGTGACATCGCCGCCTATCTGCGTTGCAGCCGTCAGCGTCTTTGCCGTCTGGTCGGAAAGGGTGGTGTTGTCGTGTTCTGCCAGAAGAAGAATGGCCATAATGTAATCTCCCTTTTCCGAAACCTTAGAGGATGCCGTCGGCCTTGAGCTTCGATACAAGCTCAGCAACCGAACCAACCTTGACGCCAGCCTTGCGGCCAGCCGGCTCTTCTGTCTTCAGAACCTTGAGGCGCGGCGAAACGTCGACGCCGAAATCAGCCGGAGCCTTCTTGTCGAGCGGCTTTTTCTTGGCCTTCATGATGTTCGGCAGCGATGCGTAACGCGGTTCATTGAGGCGAAGGTCCGTGGTGACAACAGCGGGAAGCGTCAGTTCGACCGTCTGCAGACCGCCATCGACTTCACGGGTCACGGCAACCTTGCCATCGGACGGCGCAACCTTTGAGGCGAAGGTGCCCTGGCCCCAGCCGAGCAGGGCTGCCAGCATCTGGCCGGTCTGGTTGCTGTCGTCGTCGATTGCCTGCTTGCC
Proteins encoded in this window:
- a CDS encoding 3-hydroxybutyryl-CoA dehydrogenase; amino-acid sequence: MSAPFKNIGVIGAGQMGCGIAHVSAIAGYKVHIYDLAKDRIEAGLATINGNLARQVSHNKISDDARKDALSLISGSDDINDLAAMDLVIEAATENEEIKRKIYAKVCPVLKPEALLATNTSSLSITRLASATDRPEQFMGIHFMNPVPVMKLVELVRGIATDEKTFNVAKDYVRSLDKAITVAEDFPAFIVNRILLPMINEAIYTLYEGVGSVEAIDTAMKLGANHPMGPLQLADFIGLDTCLSIMQVLHDGLADSKYRPCPLLVKYVEAGWLGRKSGRGFYDYRGETPVPTR
- a CDS encoding TlpA family protein disulfide reductase, producing MTDKKPLRLPSARLVAIAAVAGVLSGAGVVAFRHIGSESEVQVAAVADAGLCEGASTRIASLKPFLKGQVAAMSATDKPRVIPLSFKGPEAKDMTLADLGGKTVLLNLWATWCVPCREEMPALNALEKEKGGPDFEVVAVNIDTGSDDKPNAFMSEYNIDALKLYRDSSMGVFNVLKKEGLAFGLPATLILDGNGCLLAAMNGPAAWDSEDAKALVSAAK
- a CDS encoding response regulator, which produces MAKILITEDEDALRSFVARALRLDGHETYEAADGEQGLEKLQETNFDLLLSDIRMPVMDGIELAHRAAERFPGMRILLMTGYAEQRERADDLAEKIVDVVSKPFALPDIRKAVARALAA
- a CDS encoding electron transfer flavoprotein subunit beta/FixA family protein, producing the protein MKILVPVKRVVDYNVKIRVKADGSGVELANVKMSMNPFDEISVEEALRLKEAGKAEEVVVVSIGPAKAEETLRTALAMGADRAILIETDETVEPLAVAKLLKGVAEAEAPGLVILGKQAIDDDSNQTGQMLAALLGWGQGTFASKVAPSDGKVAVTREVDGGLQTVELTLPAVVTTDLRLNEPRYASLPNIMKAKKKPLDKKAPADFGVDVSPRLKVLKTEEPAGRKAGVKVGSVAELVSKLKADGIL
- a CDS encoding TIGR02302 family protein, with amino-acid sequence MTTAGQDNKGRKRLTGAFENRPDLARRVTTKRFFAKLVMFAERLAPRSLWPLTLAAAFLALAWFGIFRHMPDILRLGVVFVLVFAFLATLLPIIRLRWPTDTEASRLLEERNGLAHQPVGVQDDEPAFDTPLARALWKEHQLRMAERIAALDAGLPKPDIARHDRMALRAVPALLLAAAFGFSFSNGAGSVADAFRSQPAAGPIDPDIRLDAWVTPPSYTSRAPIFLTGRDAGNRESIAVPQSSRLTIRMTGGDGGEEVTFEPDTAGALQKIVPETSQGAANGAETQPQAVRNPGQPLAPRTFTMDIAESGMITANGEQWVFNVIPDQPPTIAFDNMPRRAVNGALEVGFTAKDDYGLKEAHALIEPIGVAEGATPLYPPPEFKLDLPRQNNRDLKGLTSRNLTEHPMAGKRVRITLVATDGAGQTGRSPAHEMILPGRNFSEPLAASIVEQRQIFSLDTRQMSKAIAFNEAVGLRPEETIPNTTHYLLLQSAQTRMRLAYNEEMLKDTADYLWEIALGIEDGDLSQAERRLRDAQNALSEALQRNAPDEEIAKLMQELREAMQEFMSELAQRMQNAPQSNMNQQAQNTIRQRDLENMMNQIENLARSGNRDAAQEMLSQLQRMMNNLQAGRPQRPGQQGQQQTSKMRQQIDKLGEIMQQQQKLMDETFKLDQALRDRMQRGDPQQNGEGDDQQMGENGQQPQQGQQGQQGQQGGQQPSDQMTAEQLREALKNLRQQQDALGKQLGELQQGLRDLGMEPGDNFGKAEQEMQGAGEALGQSQGEQAVEGQGNALNALRQGAQDMMGQIMQTMRQQGQQPGQGQEGMAGQGGQNGRDPLGRPRSTNGPDFGDQVKVPDEIDVQRAREILEAIREKLGNNPPGEIERRYLERLLDIQ
- the argH gene encoding argininosuccinate lyase — its product is MADGNDTKSSNQMWGGRFASGPSAIMEEINASIGFDKKLYAQDIRGSIAHATMLAEKGIISREDKDKIVDGLNTILSEIEAGTFEFSRKLEDIHMNIEARLATLIGTAAGRLHTARSRNDQVALDFRLWVKEELQKTEGMLTALIAAFLDRAEEHADTVMPGFTHLQTAQPVTFGHHCMAYVEMFGRDRARVRHAIEHLDESPIGAAALAGTGYPIDRHMTAKALGFREPTRNSIDTVSDRDFALEFLSIASICATHLSRLAEEIVIWSTPQFGFIRLSDAFSTGSSIMPQKKNPDAAELVRAKTGRINGSLIALLTVMKGLPLAYSKDMQEDKEQVFDAAESLELAIAAMTGMIRDLEVRKDRMRAAAGSGYSTATDLADWLVREAGLPFRDAHHVTGHAVALAEQKGCDLADLSLEDLQAINPAINKGVFDVLSVEASVASRTSFGGTAPSEVKKQITFWRGRN
- a CDS encoding electron transfer flavoprotein subunit alpha/FixB family protein, whose amino-acid sequence is MAILLLAEHDNTTLSDQTAKTLTAATQIGGDVTVLVAGSGAKAVADAAAKLSGVSKVLLADDASYANQLAEPLAALILSIAPAYDVIVAPATASAKNVLPRVAALLDVAQVSEIIEVVSADTFKRPIYAGNAIQTVQATDAKKVITVRPTAFAAAADGGSAAVETVATAANPGVSSFVSDALASSDRPELTSAKIIISGGRALGSAEKFKEVILPVADKLGAAVGASRAAVDAGYAPNDWQVGQTGKVVAPQLYIAAGISGAIQHLAGMKDSKVIVAINKDEEAPIFQVADYGLVADLFDALPELEKAL
- the lysA gene encoding diaminopimelate decarboxylase, yielding MNHFGYIDGVLHAENVPVPEIAKAVGTPFYVYSTATLERHYKVFSGAFADVDAMVCYAMKANSNQAVLKTLAKLGAGIDVVSGGELRRALAAGVPANRIMFSGVGKTVAEMDYALSAGIYCFNIESEPELEVLNLRAIKAGQKAHVSFRINPDVDARTHAKISTGKKENKFGISYERARAVYAHAATLPGIDVTGIDMHIGSQITELQPFEDAFRLLRELVETLRSDGHTISHVDIGGGLGIPYREDNNPPPLPDAYANIVKNELKSLNCKIVTEPGRLIVGNAGILVTEVIYVKDGGEKTFVIVDGAMNDLIRPTLYEAYHGIRPVVQPAADTARIKADIVGPVCETGDYLALDREMAAPQPGDLIAVSSAGAYGAVQAGTYNSRLLIPEVLVKGDKFHVIRPRGTYDELIALDSVPDWLD